In the genome of Massilibacillus massiliensis, one region contains:
- a CDS encoding M50 family metallopeptidase, which translates to MRLFEIGGISFRINRWFFIVIAIFLFMNLWYQVLIVFLSILLHELTHACVARNLKYCVREIEILPFGGVARIDGLIAAKQSDVIFIAISGPLLSLFIACVFYFYQDANWYIRFISEINFMLFFLNLLPALPLDGGRVLQALLSLHMHYKKASYFMVKLSYGISAVMIGKVGYDYFYEGKVNLSLVIIAMFLIGAARAELRNISFRTVRIMTQKKETLTRNGMMLTNQYIVLKTTPVKEIIKNLEASRYYIIFVVDDTYQVCAILTELQLWEKLAQYDYKICFGELI; encoded by the coding sequence TTGCGATTATTTGAGATTGGCGGTATTTCATTTCGTATAAATCGCTGGTTTTTTATCGTAATAGCAATATTTCTATTCATGAATTTATGGTATCAAGTATTGATTGTTTTTTTATCGATTCTTTTACATGAACTTACACATGCATGTGTTGCAAGGAATTTGAAATATTGTGTTAGAGAAATTGAGATACTACCGTTTGGCGGAGTAGCGAGAATTGATGGTTTGATAGCGGCGAAGCAGTCTGATGTTATATTTATAGCGATTTCAGGTCCGCTATTAAGTTTATTTATAGCATGTGTATTTTATTTTTATCAGGATGCCAATTGGTATATTCGTTTTATATCTGAAATAAATTTTATGTTGTTTTTCTTAAATTTATTGCCAGCTCTGCCGCTTGATGGAGGAAGAGTATTACAAGCGTTATTATCACTTCATATGCATTATAAAAAAGCCTCTTATTTTATGGTAAAGTTAAGTTATGGAATTTCAGCTGTCATGATTGGTAAAGTTGGATATGATTATTTTTATGAAGGAAAGGTTAACCTATCGTTAGTTATTATTGCAATGTTTTTAATTGGTGCAGCGAGAGCGGAGCTGCGCAATATATCATTTCGAACGGTTCGTATTATGACGCAAAAAAAAGAAACATTGACTCGTAATGGTATGATGTTAACAAATCAATATATCGTTTTAAAAACCACACCAGTGAAAGAAATTATAAAGAATTTAGAGGCAAGTCGGTATTATATTATTTTTGTTGTAGATGATACGTATCAAGTTTGCGCGATTTTAACAGAATTGCAGTTGTGGGAAAAGTTAGCGCAATATGATTATAAAATTTGTTTTGGTGAACTTATTTAG
- a CDS encoding murein hydrolase activator EnvC family protein, whose product MPKKWNEWKDYFEKNDDWQYEYEERKINYPELKKMLIAGIAFILLYGVHLSDTRLALMVDDSVGYLVNTKIDFTILKQQAENYIPTGMNQEMLQRVKSVVAQPADPLSYMSMPVHGEVMTAFSSDSNGVEYKTETDSSVKAASIGKVKAVTKHDKYGKLVVLEHGQALETVYGYLSEVFVKEGEHVSQGQTIGKSGKKSADNKSNFYFEMREKGIAIDPLTRIKGDFPSQGGK is encoded by the coding sequence ATGCCGAAAAAGTGGAATGAGTGGAAAGACTATTTCGAAAAAAACGATGATTGGCAGTATGAGTATGAAGAACGGAAGATAAATTACCCAGAACTTAAAAAAATGTTGATTGCAGGTATTGCCTTTATTCTTTTATATGGGGTTCATTTATCTGATACGCGATTGGCGTTGATGGTGGATGATAGTGTAGGTTATTTGGTAAATACAAAAATTGATTTTACAATATTAAAACAACAGGCAGAAAATTATATACCAACAGGTATGAATCAAGAAATGCTGCAGAGAGTAAAGAGTGTAGTAGCGCAACCGGCTGATCCTCTTAGCTATATGAGTATGCCTGTACATGGTGAAGTTATGACCGCATTTAGCTCTGATAGTAATGGAGTTGAGTATAAAACTGAGACGGATTCATCGGTGAAAGCTGCGAGCATCGGAAAAGTGAAAGCAGTCACCAAACATGATAAATATGGAAAATTAGTCGTTTTAGAGCATGGTCAAGCATTGGAAACAGTTTACGGATATTTAAGTGAAGTTTTTGTAAAAGAGGGCGAGCATGTAAGCCAAGGGCAAACCATTGGCAAGAGTGGAAAAAAATCCGCCGATAATAAATCAAATTTTTATTTTGAAATGCGAGAAAAAGGCATAGCGATTGATCCATTAACAAGAATAAAGGGTGATTTTCCTTCACAAGGAGGTAAGTGA
- the rodA gene encoding rod shape-determining protein RodA: MLSNRLIRKLDFTLIAIVIGIVVISLIVIGSATHINTPSDDRYWYVQRQGIFALLNCMLVFFVLHFDYKVLQRYGNALYILNLVMLVAVMLMGQSALGAQRWIQIGPITLQPSEFSKIIMIISLASMLDKRTGKLNTFKDLLPVAAYVGLPFILVMKQPDLGTSLVFMAIFLGMTFVAGVNLRLLMTIFGIGAAFMPIFWHFLKDYQKMRIMVFMDPNVDPLGSGYHIIQSKIAIGSGMLFGKGLFGGTQSQLNFLPENHTDFIFAVIGEELGFIGATFVLILYLIMLYRAAKIANAARDNFGSLLAVGITSMWIFHVLVNVGMTAGIMPVTGIPLPLMSYGVSSLTTNLLAVGILLNIYMRRQKIMF, translated from the coding sequence ATGCTAAGTAATAGATTGATTCGTAAATTGGATTTTACGTTAATTGCAATTGTGATAGGAATTGTTGTCATTAGCTTAATTGTTATTGGGAGTGCTACACATATAAATACACCGAGTGATGACCGTTATTGGTATGTTCAAAGACAAGGAATATTTGCTTTGCTTAATTGTATGTTGGTCTTTTTTGTGTTGCATTTTGATTATAAAGTGTTGCAGAGATATGGAAATGCACTCTACATATTGAATCTGGTTATGTTAGTTGCTGTAATGCTTATGGGACAAAGTGCACTGGGAGCACAAAGATGGATTCAAATAGGTCCGATTACATTACAGCCGTCTGAGTTTTCGAAGATTATAATGATTATATCTTTAGCTTCTATGCTGGATAAGCGTACCGGAAAGTTGAATACGTTTAAAGATTTACTGCCAGTAGCCGCATATGTTGGATTACCTTTTATTTTGGTAATGAAACAGCCGGATTTAGGTACTTCATTGGTTTTTATGGCGATTTTCTTAGGGATGACTTTTGTTGCAGGCGTAAATTTACGATTGTTAATGACCATCTTTGGCATAGGAGCCGCTTTCATGCCGATATTTTGGCATTTTTTAAAGGATTATCAGAAGATGAGAATTATGGTTTTTATGGATCCAAATGTTGATCCTTTAGGATCGGGATATCATATCATTCAATCTAAAATTGCCATCGGTTCGGGCATGTTGTTTGGAAAAGGTTTGTTTGGCGGGACCCAAAGTCAATTGAATTTTTTACCGGAAAATCATACGGATTTTATTTTCGCAGTTATAGGGGAAGAACTTGGTTTTATTGGTGCCACTTTTGTGCTAATTCTTTATCTTATTATGTTGTACCGTGCTGCAAAGATTGCCAATGCTGCACGTGATAATTTTGGTTCATTACTTGCTGTGGGGATCACTTCCATGTGGATTTTCCACGTTTTGGTCAATGTTGGCATGACGGCTGGTATTATGCCAGTTACGGGGATCCCGTTGCCTTTAATGAGTTATGGTGTTAGTTCATTAACTACAAACTTATTAGCGGTTGGAATACTGTTAAACATTTATATGAGACGACAAAAAATTATGTTTTAG
- the minE gene encoding cell division topological specificity factor MinE — protein sequence MLDAIMKIFGKESKSSKDIARERLRLVLVHDRANISPQLMDVLKDDMIRVISNYMEINERDMEVAFTNDNTSVALVANIPIERMKHSAEFKR from the coding sequence GTGTTGGATGCAATTATGAAAATTTTTGGGAAAGAATCAAAATCATCTAAAGATATAGCGAGAGAACGTCTACGCTTAGTATTAGTGCATGATCGTGCTAATATTTCACCTCAACTGATGGACGTTTTGAAAGATGATATGATTAGAGTAATTTCGAATTATATGGAAATTAACGAACGTGATATGGAAGTTGCTTTTACAAATGATAATACTTCCGTTGCCTTAGTTGCCAATATTCCAATAGAGCGGATGAAGCACAGCGCAGAATTTAAGAGATAA
- the minD gene encoding septum site-determining protein MinD, whose protein sequence is MSEIIVVTSGKGGVGKTTTTANLGVGFAARGKKVVLIDTDTGLRNLDLLLGLENRIMYDLIDVTEGRVPYKKALVRHKRHETLYLLPTSQTKDKSAVNASQLNNLCNELMKDFDYIIIDCPAGIEQGFQTAISAADTAVVVTIPEISAVRDADKIIGELGRAEKHNIKLIVNRIRPEMVKKGDMLAMDDIDEILSIDCIGQIPDDELVVTSTNRGEPVITNPVSAAGKAYKNIVGRLCGENIPFMEIVSEGFFTKFRKMFGM, encoded by the coding sequence ATGAGTGAAATTATTGTTGTTACATCAGGTAAGGGTGGAGTTGGTAAAACAACTACAACTGCAAACTTAGGTGTTGGTTTTGCTGCAAGAGGGAAAAAAGTTGTTCTAATCGATACCGATACGGGGCTTCGCAACTTAGATTTACTTCTAGGACTTGAAAATCGTATCATGTATGATTTAATTGATGTGACAGAAGGACGAGTCCCCTATAAAAAAGCGTTGGTTCGTCATAAACGGCATGAAACGTTGTATCTATTGCCAACATCACAAACAAAGGACAAATCAGCGGTCAATGCCAGTCAGTTAAATAATTTATGCAATGAGTTGATGAAAGATTTTGATTATATCATTATAGATTGTCCGGCTGGAATTGAACAAGGTTTTCAAACAGCAATTTCAGCAGCAGATACGGCTGTTGTTGTAACGATTCCAGAAATTTCTGCAGTTCGTGATGCTGATAAAATTATCGGGGAATTGGGCAGAGCTGAAAAGCATAATATCAAATTAATCGTGAATCGTATTCGTCCGGAAATGGTCAAAAAAGGCGATATGCTTGCGATGGATGATATTGATGAAATTCTCTCGATTGATTGTATTGGACAAATTCCTGATGATGAGTTAGTCGTTACTTCTACGAATCGTGGCGAGCCTGTCATTACGAATCCAGTTTCAGCTGCAGGAAAAGCATATAAGAATATTGTTGGCAGGCTTTGTGGAGAAAATATTCCATTTATGGAGATCGTTTCAGAGGGCTTTTTTACTAAATTCAGAAAAATGTTTGGAATGTAA
- the minC gene encoding septum site-determining protein MinC, with amino-acid sequence MSEDVVFKGSRAGLQLVFDETVDFSSIVKQLIIKLESAINFFSKGTVVNVSADKITKEQEDELAMLFQRYGLTLKAVDTSMPALCELKTEELGIKTSPKVTIVEQTVRGGQEIMSDGSIVILGNVNPGAKIIAGGNIDIKGTCRGLVHAGAFGDMTATITADRMLAIQIRIADLIARAPDNLEAVDKTECARIKDGNIVIETVDRREVC; translated from the coding sequence ATGAGCGAAGATGTTGTTTTTAAAGGAAGTCGTGCTGGATTACAATTAGTTTTTGATGAAACTGTAGATTTTTCTAGCATAGTGAAACAATTAATAATAAAATTAGAATCTGCAATTAATTTTTTTAGCAAAGGTACGGTGGTAAATGTTTCTGCAGATAAGATAACAAAAGAGCAAGAAGATGAATTAGCAATGCTCTTTCAGCGGTATGGGCTGACTTTAAAGGCTGTGGATACTTCTATGCCTGCGTTGTGTGAATTGAAGACAGAGGAACTGGGGATAAAAACTTCGCCAAAGGTTACGATTGTTGAACAAACTGTACGCGGCGGGCAAGAAATTATGAGTGATGGCTCAATTGTGATTTTAGGAAATGTAAATCCCGGTGCGAAAATTATTGCAGGTGGAAATATTGATATTAAGGGAACTTGTCGTGGGTTAGTGCATGCCGGTGCATTTGGCGATATGACTGCGACGATTACTGCGGATAGAATGTTGGCGATACAAATTCGTATTGCTGATTTGATCGCCAGAGCACCGGATAATTTGGAAGCTGTTGATAAAACAGAGTGCGCGCGGATAAAAGATGGAAATATCGTTATTGAGACGGTGGATAGACGGGAGGTTTGCTAG
- the mrdA gene encoding penicillin-binding protein 2 produces the protein MVTTKEFKGRIEALSIIGIAVIFILIFRLGYLQVFEGDYYSRLADGNRIRLIPSMAPRGLFYDRNGALLVSNRPGFTVSLLSLSGPVSDGVVERLASLLKITKEDIYNKINQHTGFDPIRIKNDVGPEIITVLEEQKEDFPGVVIEIQPIRNYVNMELGAHIFGYVSEINDTELEARKGQGYKAGDIIGKFGLEKVYDKELRGMDGGGQVEVDVTGKPVQILGKKEPIPGCNLTLTIDENIQKAAEQAIDERLLYLQTKTQYKKAKAAAAVVLNPNTGEIVAMVSRPAFNPNLFARGISTKDWNLINNNAYHPLDNKVISGEYPPGSTFKVITGAAALEENKVTPEEQILDTGKHWIIPKVNADGEALGWIDFRVALAKSDNVYFYEMGNRLGIDLLEKYARIFGLGDKTGINLPYETEGLVANRRYKEKVYEEDWYLSETFDAAIGQGFNLTSPLQIADVYAQIANGGTRYRPYLVSKITAPDGSLIKSFSPEKLGSLAVSKKTMDIIRESLRNVALEGGTAGALFKDFPVAIAGKTGTAENPHGNDHGWFVAYGPYENPEYVVVVVVEQGGYGATSAVPIGKKILEAAFHIEDPEKVDKLPIKQ, from the coding sequence GTGGTGACAACGAAAGAATTTAAAGGACGTATAGAGGCCTTATCAATTATAGGAATTGCAGTTATTTTCATATTGATATTTAGGCTTGGGTATTTACAAGTTTTTGAAGGTGATTATTATAGTCGTTTAGCAGATGGTAATCGCATAAGGCTGATTCCTTCTATGGCACCACGCGGTCTTTTTTATGATAGAAATGGCGCTCTATTGGTGTCCAATAGACCTGGGTTTACGGTATCTTTGCTTTCGCTATCCGGACCTGTTTCTGACGGTGTGGTTGAACGGCTTGCAAGCTTACTAAAAATTACAAAAGAAGATATTTATAATAAAATTAATCAGCACACTGGCTTTGATCCAATTCGTATAAAAAATGATGTTGGACCGGAAATTATTACAGTATTAGAAGAACAAAAGGAAGATTTTCCTGGAGTTGTAATTGAAATTCAGCCAATTAGAAACTATGTAAATATGGAGCTTGGTGCGCATATTTTTGGCTATGTAAGTGAAATTAATGACACAGAGCTAGAAGCGCGTAAAGGGCAAGGCTATAAAGCAGGCGACATCATTGGAAAGTTTGGTTTGGAAAAAGTCTATGATAAAGAATTACGTGGTATGGATGGCGGTGGACAAGTTGAAGTGGATGTCACTGGTAAACCTGTACAGATTTTAGGGAAAAAAGAGCCGATTCCAGGTTGCAATTTAACACTTACAATTGATGAAAATATCCAAAAAGCTGCAGAACAGGCAATTGATGAACGATTGCTTTATTTACAGACGAAAACGCAGTATAAGAAAGCAAAAGCCGCCGCCGCTGTTGTCTTGAATCCTAATACAGGCGAAATTGTTGCAATGGTGAGCAGACCCGCTTTTAATCCCAATTTGTTTGCACGTGGCATTTCAACAAAAGATTGGAATTTGATTAATAATAACGCATATCATCCGCTTGATAATAAAGTCATTTCAGGTGAGTATCCTCCGGGATCAACTTTTAAAGTCATTACGGGCGCAGCAGCGCTTGAAGAAAATAAGGTAACACCGGAAGAACAGATTTTAGATACCGGGAAGCATTGGATTATTCCTAAGGTGAATGCAGATGGAGAGGCACTTGGTTGGATTGATTTTAGAGTTGCTTTAGCAAAATCTGATAATGTTTATTTTTATGAAATGGGGAATCGCTTAGGCATTGATTTACTTGAGAAATATGCAAGAATCTTTGGTCTTGGAGATAAGACGGGAATTAATTTACCTTATGAAACGGAAGGTTTAGTAGCAAATCGTCGCTATAAGGAAAAAGTATATGAAGAAGACTGGTATTTATCTGAAACTTTTGATGCGGCAATAGGGCAAGGTTTTAATCTTACATCACCGCTTCAAATTGCAGATGTATATGCGCAAATTGCCAATGGGGGTACGCGGTATAGACCTTATTTAGTGAGTAAGATAACAGCGCCTGATGGTAGTCTTATTAAAAGCTTTTCTCCAGAAAAACTGGGGAGTTTGGCTGTTTCAAAGAAGACAATGGATATTATTCGCGAGTCATTGCGAAATGTGGCACTTGAAGGCGGGACAGCAGGTGCTTTGTTTAAAGATTTTCCAGTGGCAATTGCCGGAAAAACGGGAACTGCGGAAAATCCTCATGGGAATGATCATGGGTGGTTTGTCGCCTATGGACCCTATGAAAATCCAGAATATGTGGTAGTTGTTGTAGTTGAACAAGGCGGATACGGTGCTACTTCAGCAGTGCCAATCGGCAAAAAAATATTAGAGGCCGCTTTTCACATTGAAGATCCGGAAAAAGTGGATAAATTACCAATAAAACAGTAA
- the mreD gene encoding rod shape-determining protein MreD, which translates to MKQSLLWGIVIFIVLLLQSTLFAELGYQGVHADLLLAVVVSSSLLLGKDHGVMIGFFAGLFQDLASGTFIGMNILSKMLVGYVFGMAEQKVFKEHALLPIMAIVIATIGNWVMTTLIMLLLGFRFDLFNNVIYMMFPLLIYNMIVALPIHKLICWINGLLKE; encoded by the coding sequence ATGAAGCAGAGTTTGTTATGGGGTATCGTGATTTTTATCGTGTTATTGTTGCAGTCTACTTTGTTTGCGGAATTGGGATATCAAGGGGTTCATGCAGACTTATTGCTGGCAGTTGTAGTATCTTCAAGTTTATTATTAGGTAAAGATCATGGTGTTATGATTGGTTTTTTTGCAGGATTATTCCAAGATTTAGCGTCAGGAACATTTATCGGCATGAATATTTTGTCGAAAATGCTCGTTGGTTATGTATTTGGTATGGCTGAACAAAAAGTCTTTAAGGAACATGCTTTGTTGCCAATTATGGCCATTGTAATTGCTACAATTGGCAATTGGGTTATGACTACACTCATTATGCTGTTATTAGGATTTAGGTTTGATTTATTCAACAATGTAATTTATATGATGTTTCCCTTATTGATTTATAATATGATTGTTGCTTTACCGATACATAAGTTAATTTGTTGGATTAATGGATTGTTGAAAGAATAA
- the mreC gene encoding rod shape-determining protein MreC, translating to MSRVRREPSSNKKIYILIAVFVFILILLFGTAKGKYQLPISEKVTMTVLAPFQGIMNHVSSMVRQGTSAVWEIATVYQQNKMLQSEIEQLREMQVNIAEVTAENDRLRSMLGYKQAANQFDLVAAKVIARDPSNWTSTIVINKGQDDGIQKDMAVITPQGLVGNVVSVVKGSARVQLILDPRSSVGGLVQRAESRVAGIIAGDNKKQMMVRMINVPRDADIVEGDKIVTSGFGGIYPKGISIGDVESIVNDEGGLLKCAILKTTVDFQRLEEVSVIVTSRETPPEPLTQQPATVESDNASLTKSAGGSK from the coding sequence ATGAGCAGAGTAAGAAGAGAACCGAGCTCAAATAAAAAAATATATATCTTGATTGCGGTATTTGTGTTTATTCTTATCTTGCTTTTTGGAACGGCAAAGGGGAAATATCAATTACCGATTAGTGAAAAGGTGACAATGACTGTTTTGGCACCTTTTCAAGGAATTATGAATCATGTCAGCAGTATGGTTCGTCAAGGAACCAGTGCTGTTTGGGAAATTGCTACCGTTTATCAGCAAAACAAAATGCTGCAGTCTGAGATTGAGCAACTGAGAGAAATGCAAGTCAATATTGCTGAGGTTACAGCGGAAAATGATCGATTGCGAAGTATGTTGGGGTATAAACAAGCTGCAAATCAATTTGATTTGGTTGCGGCAAAGGTGATTGCACGTGATCCTAGCAACTGGACTAGTACCATTGTGATTAACAAAGGGCAGGATGATGGAATTCAAAAAGACATGGCGGTAATCACCCCACAAGGGCTTGTCGGTAATGTTGTAAGCGTAGTGAAAGGTTCTGCGAGAGTACAGCTAATCTTAGATCCGCGAAGTTCTGTTGGCGGTTTGGTGCAGAGGGCGGAATCCAGAGTTGCCGGAATTATAGCAGGTGACAATAAAAAGCAAATGATGGTTCGAATGATCAATGTTCCACGCGATGCAGATATCGTGGAAGGGGATAAAATTGTTACGTCTGGTTTTGGTGGAATTTATCCTAAAGGAATCTCAATTGGTGATGTGGAATCTATTGTCAATGATGAAGGCGGTCTATTGAAATGTGCTATTTTAAAGACAACTGTGGATTTTCAACGTTTGGAAGAAGTTTCTGTAATTGTTACATCGCGTGAAACACCGCCAGAGCCACTTACGCAGCAGCCTGCAACAGTTGAAAGTGATAATGCTTCATTAACCAAAAGTGCCGGAGGTTCAAAATGA
- a CDS encoding rod shape-determining protein has protein sequence MWNIFGGLSHDMGIDLGTANTLVHVKGKGIVIREPSVVAIQRDTGDVLAVGEEAKQMIGRTPGNIVAVRPLKDGVIADFDITQAMIKYFIAKAMNTKSFVRPRLLVGVPSGITEVEKRAVIDASIQAGAREAYLIEEPMAAAIGAGLPVHDPTGNMVVDIGGGTTEIAVISLGGIVTSRSIRIGGDEMDASIVHYIKRTYNLMIGERTAEEIKITIGSAIVPSGDPEMDIRGRGLVSGLPKTITIKASEIRDALKDPVQKIIDAVKSTLEKTPPELAADIMDHGIMMTGGGALLRDLNVLLSKETGMPVHIAEDALSCVGEGTGKSLESIDLLKRIVMNSKKLK, from the coding sequence ATGTGGAATATTTTTGGTGGATTATCGCATGATATGGGGATCGATCTTGGAACGGCGAATACATTGGTACATGTAAAAGGAAAAGGCATTGTAATCCGTGAACCATCCGTGGTTGCAATTCAGAGAGATACAGGAGATGTGCTCGCCGTTGGCGAAGAGGCGAAGCAAATGATAGGCCGTACACCGGGAAATATTGTAGCAGTGAGACCGTTAAAAGATGGTGTAATTGCTGATTTTGATATAACACAGGCTATGATAAAATATTTTATTGCAAAAGCTATGAATACAAAGTCTTTTGTAAGACCACGTCTATTAGTCGGTGTACCGTCTGGTATTACAGAGGTCGAAAAGAGGGCTGTTATTGATGCATCTATTCAGGCTGGCGCTAGAGAAGCTTATTTGATTGAAGAACCAATGGCTGCTGCAATTGGTGCGGGACTTCCAGTGCATGATCCAACAGGTAACATGGTTGTTGATATTGGTGGCGGTACGACGGAAATTGCGGTAATTTCTTTAGGGGGGATTGTAACAAGTCGTTCTATTCGCATTGGTGGCGATGAGATGGATGCGTCTATTGTTCACTATATAAAGCGTACGTATAATTTGATGATTGGTGAGCGTACAGCAGAAGAAATTAAGATTACCATTGGTTCAGCAATTGTTCCATCAGGGGATCCAGAGATGGATATTCGGGGCCGAGGACTTGTAAGTGGACTTCCAAAAACGATTACAATAAAAGCAAGTGAAATTAGAGATGCTCTTAAAGATCCTGTACAAAAAATCATTGATGCTGTGAAAAGTACTTTGGAAAAAACACCTCCAGAGCTTGCTGCCGATATCATGGATCATGGTATTATGATGACTGGCGGAGGCGCGTTGTTAAGAGATCTGAATGTTCTACTTAGCAAAGAAACTGGAATGCCAGTACACATTGCGGAGGATGCTTTATCTTGTGTTGGCGAAGGAACAGGGAAGTCACTTGAAAGTATTGATCTTTTAAAACGTATTGTGATGAACTCTAAGAAGTTAAAATAA
- the radC gene encoding RadC family protein, with translation MSLAKPLMVKDLPRDERPREKLLNKGVESLSNAELLAILLRTGTKEDSVMRVAENLLSAYQANGLASIVNLSPRDFSKIKGIGQVKAITVIAAIELGKRLAMNPTNERYKIHAPQDVADYVMARLRYENREYFMGMLLNTKNHVLATPTISIGSLSASIVHPRELFREAIHYAAASIILIHNHPSGDPNPSKEDLFVTEKLVKAGKLMDISVLDHVIIGDNRYISLKETGIIDSFL, from the coding sequence ATGAGTTTGGCAAAGCCTTTAATGGTAAAAGACCTACCTAGAGATGAAAGACCACGAGAAAAACTACTTAATAAAGGTGTAGAGTCTTTGAGTAATGCTGAATTATTGGCAATTTTATTGAGAACAGGGACTAAGGAAGATTCAGTTATGCGTGTGGCAGAAAATTTACTAAGTGCGTATCAAGCAAATGGTCTTGCTTCTATTGTAAATTTGTCTCCACGTGATTTTAGTAAGATAAAAGGGATTGGCCAGGTAAAAGCAATTACAGTTATTGCAGCAATAGAACTTGGAAAGCGTTTGGCAATGAATCCGACCAATGAGCGGTATAAGATTCATGCACCACAAGATGTTGCTGATTATGTAATGGCGAGGTTACGATATGAGAATAGAGAATATTTTATGGGCATGCTGCTTAATACCAAAAATCATGTATTAGCTACCCCGACAATATCGATAGGAAGTCTTAGTGCATCTATTGTACATCCTAGAGAACTTTTTCGTGAAGCGATTCATTATGCAGCAGCTTCTATTATTCTGATTCATAATCATCCTAGTGGAGATCCTAATCCCAGTAAAGAAGATTTATTTGTTACTGAAAAACTAGTAAAAGCTGGCAAATTAATGGATATATCGGTGTTAGATCATGTGATTATCGGCGATAATAGGTATATTAGTTTGAAAGAAACTGGCATTATAGATTCGTTTTTGTGA
- a CDS encoding Maf family protein: MIILASASPRRRELLQQIGCKFRIIPSSAEENNTALVPPEQLVMQNALLKATDVALQAEVNDLVIGADTVVVFQNKVFGKPVDVEDAKRMLSSLAGHTHTVYTGVALIKGNAHLCDFEKTDVRISNLTSTEIEKYVATGEPMDKAGAYAIQGISAVFIEEIQGCYTNVVGLPLNKLMNLCKKVGISLL, translated from the coding sequence TTGATTATTTTAGCTTCGGCATCACCACGTAGACGAGAGTTATTACAACAAATTGGTTGTAAGTTTCGTATCATTCCAAGTTCTGCGGAAGAAAACAATACAGCATTAGTGCCGCCAGAGCAATTGGTTATGCAGAATGCGTTGCTTAAAGCAACGGATGTGGCTCTTCAAGCGGAAGTAAACGATTTAGTTATTGGAGCAGATACGGTTGTTGTTTTTCAGAATAAAGTTTTTGGAAAGCCAGTGGATGTGGAAGATGCGAAGCGAATGTTATCAAGTTTAGCTGGGCATACGCATACAGTTTATACAGGAGTAGCTTTAATAAAGGGAAATGCACATTTGTGTGATTTTGAAAAAACAGATGTAAGAATAAGCAACTTAACGAGCACAGAGATTGAAAAATATGTAGCAACAGGAGAACCGATGGATAAAGCAGGTGCATATGCAATTCAAGGAATTTCGGCTGTTTTTATTGAAGAAATTCAGGGATGTTATACAAATGTTGTTGGTTTACCTTTAAACAAATTGATGAATCTTTGTAAGAAAGTTGGTATCAGTCTGTTATGA
- a CDS encoding DUF4321 domain-containing protein — protein sequence MRGNATRGYGVLILFVITGAILGGILGEIIMDISALSGIAPYLVQQYAILDLSPVMVNLYVIKLSFGFALHPNLISILGVVLAIFLFKRV from the coding sequence TTGCGAGGCAATGCAACGAGAGGCTATGGTGTTCTGATATTATTTGTAATTACTGGAGCAATTTTAGGCGGCATTCTTGGTGAAATTATTATGGATATTTCTGCTTTATCGGGAATAGCACCTTATTTAGTACAGCAGTATGCAATTCTTGACTTATCACCAGTTATGGTAAACTTATATGTAATTAAGTTATCTTTTGGGTTTGCGTTGCACCCCAATTTAATTAGCATTTTGGGGGTTGTGTTAGCAATCTTTTTATTTAAACGAGTATAA